A single Caretta caretta isolate rCarCar2 chromosome 2, rCarCar1.hap1, whole genome shotgun sequence DNA region contains:
- the LOC125632835 gene encoding zinc finger and SCAN domain-containing protein 32-like codes for MKDRGHNRDPKQCRVKLKELRQAYQKTREANGRSGSEPQTCRFYDELHAILGGSATTTPAVLFDSFNGDGGNTEAGFGDEEDDDDEVVDGSQQASGETGFPDSQELFLTLDLEPVPPEPTQGCLLDPAGGEGTSAACVSMITGSSPSQRLVKIRKKKKTHSR; via the exons atgaaggacagaggccataacagggacccgaagcaatgccgcgtgaaacttaaggagctgaggcaagcctaccaaaaaaccagagaggcgaatggccgctccgggtcagagccccaaacatgccgcttctatgatgagctgcatgccattttagggggttcagccaccactaccccagccgtgttgtttgactccttcaatggagatggaggcaatacggaagcaggttttggggatgaagaagatgatgatgatgaggttgtagatggctcacagcaagcaagcggagaaaccggttttcccgacagccaggaactgtttctcaccctggacctggagccagtaccccccgaacccacccaaggctgcctcctggacccagcaggcggagaagggacctccg ctgcatgtgtttcaatgatcacaggatcttctccttcccagaggctagtgaagattagaaagaaaaaaaaaacgcactcgcgatga